The following proteins come from a genomic window of Blastococcus sp. HT6-30:
- a CDS encoding helicase C-terminal domain-containing protein: protein MSTEAPATLAAWLRTRSDEQLRALLVARPDVARPAPSDVVALASRLAVPVSVDRALDELDATTLQVLDVVLLAPTDGMAPDELIAALPEVADDVLTGAVEVLTTRALLWGDDLLHAPDPVRRAVRHPAGLGRRALDLRVQLPADLPAAVAELAPEERAVLEKLAGDRPVGHLPDAPTNGSATPARRLLQRGLLARIDALNVELPREIGLLLRGDRPYGPPRHRPEPDLVTQDRAVLDRRAAGAALEAVGRIGELLALLEEEPAGLLRSGGVGVRDQKRLARALHVTEPEAAWLLELANAGGLLDVGGPHRDEWLPTRAYDLWREQDLADRWAVLAAGWLECVRLPSLVGVRDLAGKAANALSPDLVRHTAPAIRRAALTVLAEQPPGSGLAPEDLTALLRWRTPRRADRLAPVPDMLTEAARLGVLVSGVLTSAGRGLLAAGEDGAADGMRGLLPEPVDHVLAQPDLSLIAPGPLVAELADTLSVVADVESSGGATVFRVSESSIRRALDAGWSASDLHDFFARASRTPVPQALDYLVDDVARQHGRLRVGAIESYVRSDDHGLLSQVLNDRRTAAAELRRLAPGVLVSGLGADEVLTVLREAGYAPAGENPGGAVLTRPPARPRAAGRRTGSESHPAPRPLSADDLDATVREIRAGDAALAARRGEAVRQVPGVTTASTLELLSRAVREGVPVWLGYVDAQGSGSQRVVQPVSLAGGFLSGYDERRGENRTFAVHRITSVALVEPDDTV from the coding sequence ATGTCCACGGAAGCCCCTGCGACGCTCGCTGCCTGGCTGCGCACCCGCAGCGACGAGCAGCTGCGCGCGTTGCTGGTGGCCCGGCCCGACGTCGCCCGCCCCGCCCCCTCCGACGTCGTGGCGCTGGCCAGCCGCCTGGCGGTGCCGGTGTCGGTCGACCGCGCGCTCGACGAGCTGGACGCCACCACCCTGCAGGTGCTCGACGTGGTCCTGCTCGCACCCACCGACGGCATGGCCCCTGACGAGCTGATCGCCGCGCTGCCCGAGGTGGCCGACGACGTCCTCACCGGCGCGGTCGAGGTCCTCACCACCCGGGCGCTGCTGTGGGGCGACGACCTGCTGCACGCCCCCGACCCGGTGCGCCGCGCCGTCCGGCACCCCGCCGGCCTGGGGCGCCGCGCGCTCGACCTGCGCGTGCAGCTGCCCGCCGACCTCCCCGCCGCGGTGGCCGAGCTCGCCCCCGAGGAGCGCGCCGTCCTGGAGAAGCTGGCCGGCGACCGGCCGGTGGGCCACCTCCCCGACGCGCCCACCAACGGCTCGGCGACGCCGGCCCGCCGGCTGCTGCAGCGGGGCCTGCTCGCCCGCATCGACGCGCTGAACGTCGAGCTGCCCCGCGAGATCGGCCTGCTGCTGCGCGGCGACCGGCCCTACGGCCCGCCGCGGCACCGGCCCGAGCCGGACCTCGTCACCCAGGACCGCGCGGTGCTCGATCGCCGGGCCGCGGGCGCCGCGCTGGAGGCGGTCGGCCGGATCGGCGAGCTGCTCGCGCTGCTCGAGGAGGAGCCCGCCGGGCTGCTGCGCAGCGGCGGCGTGGGCGTGCGCGACCAGAAGCGCCTGGCGCGGGCGCTGCACGTGACGGAGCCGGAGGCGGCCTGGCTGCTGGAGCTGGCGAACGCCGGCGGGCTGCTCGACGTCGGCGGGCCGCACCGCGACGAGTGGCTGCCCACCCGAGCCTACGACCTGTGGCGGGAGCAGGACCTCGCCGACCGCTGGGCCGTGCTGGCCGCCGGCTGGCTGGAGTGCGTGCGGCTGCCCTCGCTGGTCGGGGTGCGCGACCTCGCGGGCAAGGCGGCCAACGCGCTCTCCCCCGACCTGGTGCGGCACACCGCACCGGCGATCCGCCGCGCGGCGCTCACCGTGCTCGCCGAGCAGCCCCCGGGCTCCGGACTGGCGCCGGAGGACCTGACCGCGCTGCTGCGCTGGCGCACCCCGCGCCGGGCCGACCGGCTCGCCCCGGTGCCCGACATGCTCACCGAGGCCGCGCGGCTCGGCGTCCTGGTGTCCGGGGTGCTCACCAGCGCCGGCCGCGGGCTGCTCGCGGCGGGCGAGGACGGCGCCGCGGACGGCATGCGGGGGCTGCTGCCCGAGCCGGTCGACCACGTGCTCGCCCAGCCCGACCTCTCGCTGATCGCCCCCGGTCCCCTGGTCGCGGAGCTGGCCGACACCCTGTCCGTCGTCGCCGACGTCGAGTCCTCCGGCGGTGCGACGGTGTTCCGGGTCTCGGAGTCCTCGATCCGCCGCGCGCTCGACGCCGGGTGGTCGGCCTCGGACCTGCACGACTTCTTCGCCCGCGCGTCACGCACGCCGGTGCCCCAGGCCCTGGACTACCTGGTCGACGACGTCGCGCGCCAGCACGGGCGGCTGCGGGTGGGCGCGATCGAGTCGTACGTGCGCTCGGACGACCACGGGCTGCTCTCCCAGGTGCTCAACGACCGCCGCACCGCCGCCGCCGAGCTGCGCCGGCTGGCACCCGGCGTGCTGGTCAGCGGGCTGGGGGCTGACGAGGTGCTCACGGTGCTCCGCGAGGCGGGCTACGCGCCGGCCGGCGAGAACCCGGGCGGCGCCGTCCTCACCCGCCCGCCGGCCCGGCCCCGCGCCGCCGGCCGCCGGACCGGCAGCGAGTCGCATCCGGCGCCGCGCCCGCTCTCGGCCGACGACCTGGACGCCACGGTCCGCGAGATCCGCGCGGGCGACGCCGCGCTGGCCGCCCGCCGCGGCGAGGCGGTGCGCCAGGTGCCCGGCGTGACGACGGCGTCGACGCTGGAACTGCTGTCCCGCGCGGTCCGCGAGGGCGTGCCCGTGTGGCTGGGCTACGTCGACGCCCAGGGCAGCGGCAGCCAGCGGGTGGTGCAGCCGGTGTCGCTGGCCGGCGGCTTCCTCTCCGGCTACGACGAGCGGCGCGGGGAGAACCGCACGTTCGCCGTGCACCGGATCACCTCGGTCGCCCTCGTCGAGCCCGACGACACGGTCTGA
- a CDS encoding DUF222 domain-containing protein — protein sequence MKDVAPTTGAPPRAPSAAWASGPLGAVQAADREIARQTALRARAVAEFAATRPASADRQPGEPGAMSGERRASRPEVLADVSEWAAQELVVALSISSQAAEALLARSLTLVHRLPRTLAGLESGALHVGQLWPMLDKVAPIADATVRGEVEAELLAWAAGRVATPAHLGAKARRLVLRRDARDAADRLHRALRRRGVSVRPHTEDGMAVLSALLTVPEAQALLAALGRYADALDADPDDQRTRGQKMADCLLDLVLRPGENGLPPVQAQLTVVAGVRTLLGGDEPGEIGGQPVPAEMVRALSRALGLLPDPAPPGRWPGVPPGARSADPNRIEGPGASDEEALADWWTATEARVLEEWGGEDDPPPEEMARYWAEVARWERMPSAADLGNPDDPGPPDDPGSPADAGSPDHALDPVPDEALDSWSDRAADTSPEDAIDHAPEEDPAPGVAAGPSGGGWAAADRAVQSAGGVLLDLQRAVGRAQCAVTAAQRLDAHDEDAWQRGPAGQVSAAADALAALRVAGVAQRTALTSLLDATAGGGLVDRPRVAVVDELTGALLALTDSRELRRLAHCGAASCRRDPVRCDHDLAGRPGLGPPSPTDGYRPSAALDRYVRARDRRCRFPGCHRPVPRGGELDHDRRWPDGETSTANLVGYCTSHHRGKHQAPGWTHHLAADGTLTVTSPTGLVAGTSPPPY from the coding sequence ATGAAGGATGTCGCCCCGACGACGGGTGCCCCGCCGCGTGCGCCGTCGGCGGCCTGGGCGTCCGGGCCCCTCGGTGCGGTGCAGGCCGCCGACCGGGAGATCGCCCGGCAGACCGCACTGCGGGCGCGGGCGGTGGCCGAGTTCGCCGCCACCCGGCCCGCGTCGGCCGACCGGCAGCCGGGGGAGCCGGGTGCCATGAGCGGCGAGCGCCGGGCCTCCCGTCCCGAGGTGCTCGCCGACGTCAGCGAGTGGGCGGCTCAGGAGCTCGTCGTCGCGCTGTCGATCTCGTCGCAGGCGGCCGAGGCGCTGCTCGCCCGGTCGCTCACCCTCGTGCACCGGCTGCCTCGCACCCTGGCCGGGCTGGAGTCGGGCGCGCTCCACGTCGGGCAGCTGTGGCCGATGCTGGACAAGGTCGCGCCGATCGCCGACGCGACGGTCCGCGGTGAGGTCGAGGCCGAGCTGCTGGCCTGGGCGGCGGGACGGGTCGCCACACCCGCGCATCTGGGCGCCAAGGCGCGGCGCCTGGTGCTCCGGCGGGACGCCCGCGACGCCGCCGACCGGCTGCACCGGGCGCTGCGCCGACGCGGGGTGTCGGTGCGGCCCCACACTGAGGACGGGATGGCCGTGCTGAGCGCCCTGCTGACCGTGCCCGAGGCGCAGGCGCTGCTGGCTGCGCTCGGTCGGTACGCCGATGCCCTCGACGCCGACCCGGACGACCAGCGCACCCGCGGCCAGAAGATGGCCGACTGCCTGCTCGACCTCGTGCTGCGGCCCGGCGAGAACGGCCTTCCGCCCGTGCAGGCGCAGCTCACCGTGGTCGCCGGCGTGCGCACCCTGCTGGGTGGCGACGAACCGGGGGAGATCGGCGGGCAGCCGGTCCCGGCGGAGATGGTCCGCGCCCTCTCCCGCGCCCTGGGGCTGCTGCCCGATCCCGCGCCGCCCGGGAGGTGGCCAGGCGTGCCGCCGGGTGCCCGGTCGGCGGACCCGAACCGGATCGAGGGGCCGGGAGCGAGCGACGAGGAGGCCCTCGCCGACTGGTGGACGGCCACCGAGGCGCGGGTCCTCGAGGAGTGGGGCGGCGAGGACGATCCGCCACCCGAGGAGATGGCCCGGTACTGGGCAGAGGTCGCTCGCTGGGAGCGGATGCCCTCGGCGGCCGACCTCGGGAATCCGGACGACCCGGGGCCACCGGACGACCCGGGGTCACCGGCCGACGCCGGCTCGCCGGACCACGCGCTCGACCCCGTGCCCGACGAGGCGCTCGATTCCTGGTCCGACCGTGCGGCCGATACCTCGCCCGAAGACGCGATCGACCATGCGCCCGAGGAGGATCCCGCTCCAGGCGTGGCCGCGGGGCCCTCGGGGGGCGGCTGGGCTGCGGCGGACCGTGCCGTCCAGTCGGCGGGTGGGGTCCTGCTCGATCTGCAGCGGGCGGTCGGCCGTGCCCAGTGCGCGGTGACGGCGGCGCAGCGCCTCGACGCCCACGATGAGGACGCATGGCAGCGCGGCCCGGCAGGGCAGGTGTCCGCTGCGGCCGACGCGCTGGCCGCGCTCCGCGTCGCCGGCGTCGCGCAACGGACCGCGCTGACCTCCCTGCTCGACGCGACGGCCGGCGGCGGCCTGGTGGACCGCCCCCGGGTCGCGGTCGTCGACGAGCTGACCGGCGCCCTCCTGGCGCTGACCGACAGCCGGGAGCTGCGGCGGCTGGCGCACTGCGGCGCCGCGAGCTGCCGCCGCGACCCCGTCCGGTGCGACCACGACCTCGCCGGGCGACCCGGGCTCGGCCCGCCATCACCCACCGACGGCTACCGCCCCAGCGCAGCGCTGGACCGCTACGTCCGTGCCCGCGACCGCCGGTGCCGGTTCCCCGGCTGCCACCGGCCGGTGCCACGCGGTGGCGAGCTCGACCACGACCGGCGGTGGCCCGACGGCGAGACGAGCACGGCGAACCTCGTCGGCTACTGCACGTCCCACCACCGCGGAAAGCACCAGGCGCCCGGGTGGACGCACCACCTGGCCGCCGACGGCACGCTGACGGTGACGAGCCCGACCGGCCTGGTGGCGGGCACCTCGCCGCCGCCCTACTGA
- a CDS encoding DNA repair helicase XPB, producing the protein MNDGPLIVQSDKTLLLEVDHPLARDCRSAIAPFAELERSPEHVHTYRVTPLALWNARAAGHDAEQVVDALVRYSRYPVPHALLVDVADTMDRFGRLTLANNPVHGLVLTTTDRAVLEEVIRSKRVAPMLGARIDSDSVVVHPSERGRLKQALLKVGWPAEDLAGYVDGQAHPIELDQADWHLRDYQQEAVEGFWAGGSGVVVLPCGAGKTLVGAAAMAEAKATTLILVTNTVAGRQWKRELIARTSLTEDEIGEYSGERKEIRPVTIATYQVITTRRKGEYRHLDLFDAQDWGLIVYDEVHLLPAPIFRLTADLQSRRRLGLTATLVREDGREDDVFSLIGPKRYDAPWRDIEAQGYIAPAECIEVRVSLDDEERMTYAVAEPEERYRIAATAQSKLPVIRRVLERHPEEQKLVIGAYLDQLEELGTTLDAPVIQGSTTNKERERLFQAFRTGEIKTLVVSKVANFSIDLPEAAVAVQVSGTFGSRQEEAQRLGRVLRPKADGRQAHFYTVVSRDTLDSEYAAHRQRFLAEQGYAYTIVDAADLAGPGEVNGPDWVDEPAD; encoded by the coding sequence GTGAACGACGGTCCGCTCATCGTGCAGTCGGACAAGACCCTGCTGCTCGAGGTCGACCACCCGCTGGCCCGTGACTGCCGGTCGGCGATCGCGCCGTTCGCCGAGCTGGAGCGCTCACCCGAGCACGTGCACACCTACCGGGTGACGCCGCTCGCGCTGTGGAACGCCCGGGCGGCCGGGCACGACGCCGAGCAGGTCGTCGACGCCCTGGTGCGGTACTCCCGCTACCCGGTGCCGCACGCGCTGCTGGTCGACGTCGCCGACACGATGGACCGGTTCGGGCGGCTGACGCTGGCCAACAACCCGGTGCACGGGCTGGTGCTCACGACCACCGACCGCGCGGTGCTGGAGGAGGTCATCCGCTCCAAGCGGGTCGCCCCGATGCTGGGCGCGCGGATCGACTCCGACTCCGTCGTCGTCCACCCGTCGGAGCGCGGCCGGCTCAAGCAGGCCCTGCTGAAGGTCGGCTGGCCGGCCGAGGACCTGGCCGGCTACGTCGACGGCCAGGCCCACCCGATCGAGCTGGACCAGGCCGACTGGCACCTGCGCGACTACCAGCAGGAAGCCGTCGAGGGCTTCTGGGCCGGTGGCTCGGGCGTCGTCGTGCTGCCCTGCGGCGCGGGGAAGACCCTGGTCGGCGCCGCGGCGATGGCCGAGGCGAAGGCCACCACGCTGATCCTGGTGACCAACACCGTCGCGGGGCGGCAGTGGAAGCGCGAGCTGATCGCCCGCACGTCGCTGACCGAGGACGAGATCGGCGAGTACTCCGGTGAGCGCAAGGAGATCCGGCCGGTCACCATCGCGACCTACCAGGTGATCACCACCCGCCGGAAGGGCGAGTACCGGCACCTGGACCTGTTCGACGCCCAGGACTGGGGCTTGATCGTCTACGACGAGGTGCACCTCCTCCCGGCGCCGATCTTCCGGCTGACCGCCGACCTGCAGTCCCGCCGCCGGCTGGGGCTGACCGCGACGCTGGTGCGCGAGGACGGGCGTGAGGACGACGTGTTCTCGCTGATCGGCCCCAAGCGGTACGACGCCCCGTGGCGCGACATCGAGGCGCAGGGCTACATCGCGCCGGCCGAGTGCATCGAGGTGCGGGTCTCGCTCGACGACGAGGAGCGGATGACCTACGCCGTCGCCGAGCCCGAGGAGCGGTACCGGATCGCGGCCACCGCGCAGTCGAAGCTGCCGGTGATCCGGCGGGTGCTCGAGCGCCACCCCGAAGAGCAGAAGCTCGTCATCGGGGCCTACCTCGACCAGCTCGAGGAGCTCGGCACCACGCTCGACGCCCCGGTCATCCAGGGCTCGACCACGAACAAGGAGCGGGAGCGGCTCTTCCAGGCGTTCCGCACCGGGGAGATCAAGACCCTGGTCGTCTCCAAGGTCGCCAACTTCTCCATCGACCTGCCCGAGGCCGCCGTCGCGGTGCAGGTGTCGGGGACGTTCGGCTCTCGGCAGGAGGAGGCCCAGCGGCTCGGCCGGGTGCTGCGCCCGAAGGCCGACGGCCGGCAGGCGCACTTCTACACGGTGGTCAGCCGCGACACCCTCGACAGCGAGTACGCCGCGCACCGGCAGCGCTTCCTCGCCGAGCAGGGCTACGCCTACACGATCGTCGACGCCGCCGACCTGGCCGGCCCAGGCGAGGTCAACGGCCCCGACTGGGTGGACGAGCCCGCGGACTGA
- a CDS encoding AMP-binding protein, protein MTAPALPSYSSGASTIPLLGDTIGANLDRTAARVGDHEALVECASGRRWTYPQLVDDVDACALGLDALGVRKGDRVGIWAPNCAEWVFVQYATAKLGAILVNINPAYRTHELGYVLKQAGISVLVSAPEFRTSDYRAMVGEVRGECPALREVVFLGSPEWARLVATGRAGDRGLLAQRETELSADDAINIQYTSGTTGFPKGATLTHHNLLNNGFFVGEGCGYTEADRVCIPVPYYHCFGMGMGNLGATSHGATMVIPAPGFDPALTLQAVQDERCTSLYGVPTMFIAELGLPDFADYDLSSLRTGIMAGSPCPVEVMRRVVSEMGMTEVTICYGMTETSPVSTQTGADDDLERRTATVGRVHPHLEVKVVDPATGLTVPRGTPGEFCTRGYSVMLGYWNEPEKTAEVVDRARWMHTGDLAVMDDAGYLNIVGRIKDMVIRGGENVYPREIEEFLHTHPDVVDAQVIGVPDERYGEELMAWVRLREGAEPLTAEALREFCAGRLAHYKVPRYVKVVDDFPMTVTGKIRKVEMRQVSVEELGLQGAAAIRNA, encoded by the coding sequence ATGACCGCACCCGCGCTGCCGTCCTACAGCAGCGGAGCCTCGACCATCCCCCTGCTCGGGGACACCATCGGGGCGAACCTCGATCGGACGGCGGCGCGGGTGGGCGACCACGAGGCGCTCGTCGAGTGCGCCTCCGGTCGCCGCTGGACCTATCCACAGCTGGTCGACGACGTCGACGCCTGCGCACTCGGCCTGGACGCCCTCGGCGTCCGGAAGGGCGATCGGGTGGGCATCTGGGCCCCCAACTGCGCCGAGTGGGTCTTCGTCCAGTACGCGACGGCCAAGCTCGGCGCGATCCTGGTCAACATCAACCCGGCCTACCGCACCCACGAGCTCGGCTACGTGCTGAAGCAGGCCGGCATCTCCGTGCTGGTGAGCGCGCCGGAGTTCAGGACCAGCGACTACCGCGCCATGGTCGGCGAGGTCCGCGGTGAGTGCCCCGCCCTGCGCGAGGTCGTCTTCCTCGGCTCGCCGGAGTGGGCGCGGCTCGTGGCGACCGGCCGGGCGGGTGACCGCGGGCTCCTCGCCCAGCGGGAGACGGAGCTCTCCGCCGACGACGCGATCAACATCCAGTACACCTCGGGGACGACGGGCTTCCCGAAAGGCGCCACGCTCACCCACCACAACCTGCTCAACAACGGCTTCTTCGTGGGCGAGGGCTGCGGCTACACCGAGGCCGACCGCGTCTGCATCCCGGTGCCCTACTACCACTGCTTCGGCATGGGCATGGGCAACCTCGGCGCCACCTCGCACGGCGCGACGATGGTCATCCCGGCGCCCGGCTTCGACCCCGCGCTGACGCTGCAGGCCGTCCAGGACGAGCGGTGCACCTCGCTGTACGGCGTCCCCACGATGTTCATCGCCGAGCTCGGCCTGCCCGACTTCGCCGACTACGACCTCTCCAGCCTGCGCACCGGCATCATGGCCGGCTCGCCGTGCCCGGTGGAGGTGATGAGGCGGGTGGTCAGCGAGATGGGCATGACCGAGGTGACCATCTGCTACGGGATGACCGAGACCTCACCGGTGTCCACCCAGACCGGCGCCGACGACGACCTGGAGCGCCGCACCGCGACGGTCGGGCGGGTGCACCCGCACCTGGAGGTGAAGGTCGTCGACCCGGCGACGGGGCTGACCGTGCCGCGCGGGACGCCGGGGGAGTTCTGCACCCGCGGGTACTCGGTGATGCTCGGCTACTGGAACGAGCCGGAGAAGACCGCCGAGGTCGTCGACCGCGCCCGCTGGATGCACACCGGCGACCTCGCCGTCATGGACGACGCCGGCTACCTGAACATCGTCGGCCGGATCAAGGACATGGTCATCCGCGGCGGGGAGAACGTCTACCCGCGGGAGATCGAGGAGTTCCTCCACACCCACCCCGACGTCGTCGACGCGCAGGTGATCGGCGTCCCCGACGAACGCTACGGCGAGGAGCTCATGGCCTGGGTCCGGCTGCGCGAGGGAGCCGAGCCGCTCACCGCCGAGGCGCTGCGGGAGTTCTGCGCCGGCAGGCTGGCGCACTACAAGGTGCCGCGGTACGTGAAGGTCGTCGACGACTTCCCGATGACGGTCACCGGCAAGATCCGCAAGGTGGAGATGCGCCAGGTGTCGGTCGAGGAGCTGGGGCTGCAGGGGGCGGCGGCGATCCGGAACGCTTAG
- a CDS encoding DUF1648 domain-containing protein: MGRPRTWFAACAVLYAAVWAWSWTRLPERVPTHFGGGGQPDDWSSRAAALWFSGLLGLGMVLLFAGLVQLVRRAPAAMVDAPRPEYWKRPENLGRLRKIAVADLWLLGAWTLLLLTAVDWLVVRAATAEDPALGPWPLLLVGGYLVGVLGRVVWMVTRRYPVPENG; the protein is encoded by the coding sequence ATGGGCCGCCCGCGCACGTGGTTCGCCGCCTGCGCGGTGCTCTACGCCGCCGTCTGGGCGTGGTCCTGGACCCGGCTGCCGGAGCGGGTGCCCACCCACTTCGGCGGCGGCGGCCAGCCCGACGACTGGAGCAGCCGGGCCGCCGCGCTGTGGTTCAGCGGGCTGCTCGGCCTCGGCATGGTCCTGCTCTTCGCCGGCCTGGTCCAGCTCGTACGGCGGGCTCCGGCGGCGATGGTGGACGCGCCACGCCCCGAGTACTGGAAGCGGCCGGAGAACCTCGGCCGGCTGCGGAAGATCGCCGTCGCGGATCTCTGGCTGCTCGGCGCCTGGACGCTGCTGCTGCTCACCGCCGTCGACTGGCTGGTCGTCCGGGCCGCGACGGCGGAGGACCCTGCTCTGGGCCCGTGGCCGCTGCTCCTGGTGGGCGGCTACCTCGTCGGCGTCCTGGGCCGGGTGGTGTGGATGGTCACCCGCCGTTATCCGGTGCCGGAGAACGGCTGA
- a CDS encoding endonuclease/exonuclease/phosphatase family protein yields MRIATFNLLHGRSLDDGRVDVDRLAAAVKALDADVLGLQEVDRDQPRSLGADLTAVAAEAMGAVDSQFVAALSGTPGGTWMAATGDEQPGSASYGVSLLSRHPVVSWRVVRLAPLQVSVPLWSPDSRRPFLARDEPRVAVAAVLDGPFGQFTVCNTHLSFIPRWNGRQLRTLVRSLEGTREPLVLMGDLNMQQRAAARNSRLTPIATADTFPAPRPTRQLDHVLVRGALRASGPAEAVRLPLSDHRALVVPVEAG; encoded by the coding sequence GTGCGCATCGCGACCTTCAACCTCCTGCACGGACGCTCCCTCGACGACGGCCGGGTCGACGTCGACCGGCTCGCCGCGGCGGTGAAGGCGCTGGACGCCGACGTCCTCGGCCTGCAGGAGGTCGATCGCGACCAGCCGCGGTCGCTCGGCGCCGACCTCACCGCCGTCGCGGCCGAGGCGATGGGCGCGGTGGACTCGCAGTTCGTCGCCGCCCTCTCCGGAACGCCCGGTGGCACCTGGATGGCCGCCACCGGTGACGAGCAGCCCGGATCGGCCAGTTACGGCGTCTCCCTGCTGTCGCGTCACCCCGTCGTCTCCTGGCGGGTGGTCCGGCTGGCCCCGTTGCAGGTCAGCGTGCCGCTGTGGTCGCCGGACTCCCGCCGGCCGTTCCTGGCCCGCGACGAGCCGCGGGTGGCCGTGGCCGCCGTGCTGGACGGCCCGTTCGGCCAGTTCACCGTCTGCAACACCCACCTGTCGTTCATCCCGCGCTGGAACGGCCGGCAGCTGCGCACCCTGGTGCGCTCGCTCGAGGGCACGCGGGAGCCGCTGGTGCTGATGGGCGACCTGAACATGCAGCAGCGCGCCGCCGCCCGGAACAGCAGGCTGACGCCGATCGCCACGGCCGACACCTTCCCGGCGCCCCGGCCGACCCGGCAGCTGGACCACGTGCTGGTGCGCGGGGCCCTCCGCGCGAGCGGCCCGGCCGAGGCGGTCCGCCTGCCGCTGTCGGACCACCGGGCGCTCGTGGTGCCCGTCGAGGCGGGCTGA
- a CDS encoding DEAD/DEAH box helicase family protein — MATAAAAAARAPQTTSRPLRAWQQAALGQYEEASPKDFLVTATPGAGKTTFALTLAARLLSRREVARVVVVCPTDHLRLQWAEAADAMGIVLDPNLTNAVGPVRAGTQGYVTTYAQVAGKPMLHAARSTAVKSLVILDEVHHAGDGLSWGEAVEEAYGMAARRLCLTGTPFRTKPDERIPFVRYEEDSFEGDDGSGGIGLVSRADYTYGYKEALADNVVRPVVFAAYTGTSRWRNSAGEVVAASLSEAGTKSVEMQAWRTALDPKGQWVPHVIAAMDDRITHLREEGGMPDAAGLILASDQDDARDYAKIVRRVTGKAPELILSDDPKASKKIEKFNKGGARIAVCVRMISEGVDVPRAAVLAWMTSYRTPLFFAQAVGRVVRSRASHESATVFLPAVRPLLSLAASMEEQRNHVMPPPRTQPDEELEALDLPPREPREGELKQWEALEADARFAHVLHGGTAHTGEGRPALVAPEEEDFLGIPGLLTPEQTASLLAKRDDELRVRIAASHRNDGDDFMVVEDHPDEDDAGRSWRDAAELRREINRLVNRVAARTSQPQAVVHTQLRQSVPGPPSASASVDVLRARRERLRTML; from the coding sequence ATGGCGACTGCAGCAGCAGCGGCGGCCCGGGCCCCGCAGACGACCAGCCGACCGCTCCGGGCATGGCAGCAGGCTGCCCTCGGCCAGTACGAGGAAGCCTCCCCCAAGGACTTCCTGGTCACCGCTACGCCGGGCGCCGGCAAGACGACCTTCGCCCTGACGCTGGCCGCCCGGCTGCTGTCCCGCCGTGAGGTCGCCCGCGTCGTCGTCGTCTGCCCGACCGACCACCTGCGCCTGCAGTGGGCCGAGGCCGCCGACGCGATGGGCATCGTCCTCGACCCGAACCTGACCAACGCCGTCGGGCCGGTCCGCGCCGGCACGCAGGGCTACGTGACCACCTACGCGCAGGTCGCCGGCAAGCCGATGCTGCACGCCGCTCGCTCCACGGCCGTGAAGTCGCTGGTGATCCTCGACGAGGTCCACCACGCCGGCGACGGCCTCTCGTGGGGCGAGGCGGTCGAGGAGGCGTACGGCATGGCCGCCCGCCGGCTCTGCCTCACCGGGACGCCGTTCCGCACCAAGCCCGACGAGCGCATCCCCTTCGTCCGCTACGAGGAGGACTCCTTCGAGGGCGACGACGGCTCCGGCGGGATCGGGCTGGTCAGCAGGGCTGACTACACCTACGGCTACAAGGAGGCGCTCGCCGACAACGTCGTCCGCCCCGTCGTCTTCGCCGCGTACACCGGCACCTCGCGCTGGCGGAACTCCGCCGGCGAGGTCGTCGCCGCCTCGTTGAGCGAGGCCGGCACCAAGTCGGTGGAGATGCAGGCCTGGCGCACCGCGCTGGACCCCAAGGGCCAGTGGGTGCCGCACGTCATCGCCGCGATGGACGACCGGATCACCCACCTCCGTGAGGAGGGCGGCATGCCCGACGCCGCCGGGCTGATCCTCGCCAGCGACCAGGACGACGCCCGCGACTACGCCAAGATCGTGCGGCGGGTCACCGGCAAGGCGCCAGAGCTGATCCTGTCGGACGACCCGAAGGCGTCGAAGAAGATCGAGAAGTTCAACAAGGGCGGTGCCCGGATCGCGGTCTGCGTGCGGATGATCTCCGAGGGCGTCGACGTCCCGCGGGCCGCCGTCCTGGCCTGGATGACCTCCTACCGGACGCCGCTGTTCTTCGCCCAGGCCGTCGGCCGCGTGGTCCGCTCCCGGGCCTCGCACGAGTCGGCGACGGTGTTCCTCCCCGCCGTCCGTCCGCTGCTGTCGCTGGCCGCGTCCATGGAGGAGCAGCGCAACCACGTGATGCCGCCGCCCAGGACCCAGCCCGACGAGGAGCTGGAGGCGCTCGACCTGCCGCCACGGGAGCCGCGCGAGGGCGAGCTGAAGCAGTGGGAGGCGCTGGAGGCCGACGCCCGCTTCGCGCACGTCCTCCACGGCGGGACGGCGCACACCGGTGAGGGCCGCCCGGCGCTCGTCGCGCCCGAGGAGGAGGACTTCCTCGGCATCCCCGGCCTGCTCACCCCCGAGCAGACGGCGTCGCTGCTGGCCAAGCGGGACGACGAGCTGCGGGTGCGGATCGCGGCGAGCCACCGGAACGACGGCGACGACTTCATGGTCGTCGAGGACCACCCCGACGAGGACGACGCCGGCCGCTCCTGGCGCGACGCCGCGGAGCTGCGCCGGGAGATCAACCGGCTGGTCAACCGGGTGGCGGCGCGCACCTCGCAGCCGCAGGCCGTGGTGCACACCCAGCTGCGCCAGTCGGTGCCCGGCCCGCCGTCGGCGTCGGCGTCGGTCGACGTGCTCCGCGCGCGCCGGGAGCGCCTGCGCACGATGCTCTAG